One region of Mangifera indica cultivar Alphonso chromosome 3, CATAS_Mindica_2.1, whole genome shotgun sequence genomic DNA includes:
- the LOC123211081 gene encoding aluminum-activated malate transporter 13-like, with translation MGSTVIAIPDGEAVAPVAKDKKKFQESLRPVISFLREKKNKHDKEKVIHSIKVGIALVLVSLLYLLDPLYEKVGENAMWAIMTVVVVFEFFAGATLSKCLNRGLGTILGGGLGCLAAAFVDEVGGVGNAVVVGTFVFIFGAAATYSRSVPRIKKRYDYGAMIFILTFNLVVVSGIRVDEVLKLARERLTTIGTGISACIFTSLLVFPIWASDELHDSVASKFEDLASSIEGCFKVYFRLVNEEENQPSFTFSCYKSVLYSKSKEESLANFARWEPWHGKFGFSYPWGKYLKIGENLRDVAGTILSFKGCLQSARQTSQTPRELIKEQCEDVGSSLARTLRELGDSIKKMRRCQTVTSIMPELKSMRQELSLVMSPSILGQLENGDRLEMASFLFTLTVMVDQVEELTKEVQELGELARFHV, from the exons ATGGGCTCAACTGTGATTGCTATTCCCGATGGAGAGGCTGTTGCTCCAGTTGCCAAAGATAAGAAGAAGTTTCAAGAATCTCTTCGTCCTGTAATTTCCTTCCttagggaaaagaaaaataaacatgaTAAGGAAAAAGTCATTCATAGTATCAAAGTTGGTATTGCTCTTGTTCTGGTTTCTCTACTCTATCTCCTTGATCCTCTCTACGAGAAAGTTGGAGAGAACGCCATGTGGGCTATAATGACTGTTGTTGTCGTTTTTGAGTTCTTCGCAG GTGCGACACTAAGCAAATGCTTAAATCGTGGATTGGGAACTATCTTAGGAGGTGGACTGGGATGTTTAGCAGCAGCTTTTGTTGATGAAGTTGGTGGAGTTGGCAACGCCGTTGTAGTTGGCACTTTTGTATTCATATTTG GTGCAGCAGCAACATACTCCCGATCGGTTccaagaataaagaaaagataTGACTATGGAGCAATGATATTCATCCTAACCTTCAATCTGGTCGTGGTCTCCGGTATACGAGTTGATGAGGTCCTAAAATTAGCTCGTGAACGTCTTACAACAATTGGTACGGGCATTTCTGCCTGCATTTTCACAAGCTTACTCGTTTTCCCCATCTGGGCTAGTGATGAACTTCATGACTCAGTAGCATCCAAATTTGAAGACCTTGCTAGTTCTATTGAAG GATGCTTCAAGGTGTACTTCAGATTAGTTAATGAGGAGGAGAACCAACCCAGTTTTACTTTCAGCTGTTACAAATCAGTGCTCTATTCAAAGTCAAAGGAGGAGTCACTG GCAAATTTTGCAAGATGGGAACCATGGCATGGGAAATTTGGGTTTTCGTACCCTTGGGGAAAATATCTTAAGATTGGAGAAAATCTTAGGGATGTCGCTGGAACAATCCTTTCATTTAAAGGATGTCTTCAATCTGCCAGACAG ACCTCACAAACTCCAAGAGAACTAATCAAAGAACAGTGTGAAGATGTTGGGTCATCCCTTGCACGGACCCTAAGAGAGCTTGGAGATAGCATTAAGAAAATGAGAAGATGCCAAACAGTTACTTCAATAATGCCAGAGTTGAAATCAATGAGACAAGAGCTAAGTCTGGTCATGTCTCCTTCTATACTGGGACAACTGGAGAATGGTGATAGACTTGAAATGGCAAGTTTTTTGTTCACATTGACGGTGATGGTAGACCAGGTGGAAGAATTAACAAAGGAGGTCCAAGAACTTGGGGAACTTGCTCGTTTCCATGTTTAA
- the LOC123211077 gene encoding aluminum-activated malate transporter 13-like: MGSTVIAIPDGEAVAPVAKDKKKFQESLRPVISFLREKKNKHDKEKVIHSIKVGIALVLVSLLYLLDPLYEKVGENAMWAIMTVVVVFEFFAGATLSKCLNRGLGTILGGGLGCLAAAFVDEVGGVGNAVVVGTFVFIFGAAATYSRSVPRIKKRYDYGAMIFILTFNLVVVSGIRVDEVLKLARERLTTIGTGISACIFTSLLVFPIWASDELHDSVASKFEDLASSIEGCFKVYFRLVNEEENQPSFTFSCCKSVLYSKSKEESLANFARWEPWHGKFGFSYPWGKYLKIGENLRDVAATILSFKGCLQSARQTSQTPRELIKEQCEDVGSSLARTLRELGDSIKKMRRCQTVTSIMPELKSMRQELSLVMSPSILGQLENGDRLEIASFLFTLTVMVDQVEELTKEVQELGELARFHV; encoded by the exons ATGGGCTCAACTGTGATAGCTATTCCCGATGGAGAGGCTGTTGCTCCAGTTGCCAAAGATAAGAAGAAGTTTCAAGAATCTCTTCGTCCTGTAATTTCCTTCCttagggaaaagaaaaataaacatgaTAAGGAAAAAGTCATTCATAGTATCAAAGTTGGTATTGCTCTTGTTCTGGTTTCTCTACTCTATCTCCTTGATCCTCTCTACGAGAAAGTTGGAGAGAACGCCATGTGGGCTATAATGACTGTTGTTGTCGTCTTTGAGTTCTTCGCAG GTGCGACACTAAGCAAATGCTTAAATCGTGGATTGGGAACTATCTTAGGAGGTGGACTGGGATGTTTAGCAGCAGCTTTTGTTGATGAAGTTGGTGGAGTTGGCAACGCCGTTGTAGTTGGCACTTTTGTATTCATATTTG GTGCAGCAGCAACATACTCCCGATCGGTTccaagaataaagaaaagataTGACTATGGAGCAATGATATTCATCCTAACCTTCAATCTGGTCGTGGTCTCCGGTATACGAGTTGATGAGGTCCTAAAATTAGCTCGTGAACGTCTTACAACAATTGGTACGGGCATTTCTGCCTGCATTTTCACAAGCTTACTCGTTTTCCCCATCTGGGCTAGTGATGAACTTCATGACTCAGTAGCATCCAAATTTGAAGACCTTGCTAGTTCTATTGAAG GATGCTTCAAGGTGTACTTCAGATTAGTTAATGAGGAGGAGAACCAACCCAGTTTTACTTTCAGCTGTTGCAAATCAGTGCTCTATTCAAAGTCAAAGGAGGAGTCACTG GCAAATTTTGCAAGATGGGAACCATGGCATGGGAAATTTGGGTTTTCGTACCCTTGGGGAAAATATCTTAAGATTGGAGAAAATCTTAGGGATGTCGCTGCAACAATCCTTTCATTTAAAGGATGTCTTCAATCTGCCAGACAG ACCTCACAAACTCCAAGAGAACTAATCAAAGAACAGTGTGAAGATGTTGGGTCATCCCTTGCACGGACCCTAAGAGAGCTTGGAGACAGCATTAAGAAAATGAGAAGATGCCAAACAGTTACTTCAATAATGCCAGAGTTGAAATCAATGAGACAAGAGCTAAGTCTGGTCATGTCTCCTTCTATACTGGGACAACTGGAGAATGGTGATAGACTTGAAATAGCAAGTTTTTTGTTCACATTGACGGTGATGGTAGACCAGGTGGAAGAATTAACAAAGGAGGTCCAAGAACTTGGGGAACTTGCTCGTTTCCATGTTTAA